In Prunus dulcis chromosome 1, ALMONDv2, whole genome shotgun sequence, the following are encoded in one genomic region:
- the LOC117614259 gene encoding esterase-like: MESPRINIKVIISLFCSYMLSSHYITALRPALAIKECEFPAIFNFGDSNSDTGGLAASIYPSPPPYGETYFHIPAGRISDGRLIIDFLAKSLGQPFLSAYLDSLGANFSHGANFATGSSTIRLPNRILPAPGGYSPFTLTIQYSQFLQLKNRSQLIRDRGGIFASLMPKEEYFSKALYTFDMGQNDLGEGFFANLTIQQVNASIPDIISSFSANIKKIYDLGGRSFWIHNTGPIGCLPYILANFPSQKDEAGCAKSHNEVAQQFNHNLKEATVQLRKDLRLAAITYVDVYSVKYSLYKEPKKYGFELPLVGCCGSGGKYNFNGRTLDCGRTVTVNGRQIFAGSCKRPYVKVNWDGIHYTEAAAKIVFDKISTGAFSDPPLPFKQACHRSLD; encoded by the exons aTGGAGTCTCCCAGAATTAATATCAAAGTTATCATTTCTCTATTTTGCTCTTATATGCTTTCGTCACATTATATCACCGCTTTGAGGCCTGCCTTGGCTATAAAAGAGTGTGAATTTCCAGCAATCTTTAACTTCGGAGACTCAAATTCAGATACTGGTGGATTGGCTGCATCCATTtatccatcaccaccaccttaTGGAGAAACCTATTTTCATATTCCGGCTGGAAGAATCTCGGATGGCAGGCTCATAATCGATTTTCTTG CAAAGAGTCTTGGTCAACCCTTTCTAAGTGCATATCTGGATTCACTTGGGGCCAACTTCTCGCACGGTGCAAATTTTGCCACTGGATCTTCGACCATCAGATTGCCAAATCGCATTTTACCAGCTCCTGGTGGATATAGTCCCTTCACCCTCACTATTCAATACTCGCAGTTCTTGCAACTAAAAAACAGATCACAACTCATTAGGGATcgag GGGGAATATTTGCAAGTTTGATGCCCAAGGAGGAGTATTTTTCCAAAGCCTTGTACACATTTGACATGGGCCAGAATGACCTTGGAGAAGGGTTCTTTGCTAACTTGACTATTCAACAAGTCAATGCATCTATTCCTGATATAATCAGTAGCTTCTCAGCAAATATTAAG AAAATATATGATTTGGGAGGGAGATCATTTTGGATCCACAACACTGGGCCAATTGGCTGTCTCCCTTACATCTTAGCCAATTTCCCATCTCAAAAGGATGAGGCTGGCTGTGCAAAGTCGCACAATGAAGTAGCTCAGCAATTTAACCACAACCTGAAGGAGGCTACAGTTCAACTTAGGAAAGATCTACGTTTGGCTGCAATTACTTATGTAGACGTCTATTCAGTCAAATACTCTCTTTACAAGGAACCTAAAAAATATG GGTTTGAGCTCCCACTTGTTGGTTGTTGTGGCTCTGGTGGCAAGTACAACTTTAACGGTAGAACTCTTGATTGTGGAAGAACAGTTACAGTTAATGGAAGACAAATATTTGCTGGCTCATGCAAACGTCCTTATGTTAAAGTGAACTGGGATGGGATTCATTATACTGAGGCAGCAGCCAAGATTGTTTTTGATAAAATTTCAACTGGAGCTTTTTCCGATCCACCCCTTCCTTTCAAACAAGCATGTCACAGGAGTTTGGACTAA